From the genome of Spodoptera frugiperda isolate SF20-4 chromosome 7, AGI-APGP_CSIRO_Sfru_2.0, whole genome shotgun sequence:
GTGAATTGCGAGGACATTagtttttgaaattgaaaaagtcTTTTAAACGATAGTAAGAGACTAAGTAATAAGTCATAACTTCACGTGGCAGGAATTAATTAAGATGGTTCggttaatgtttctttttttttcaaattctaTATCGAATTGAAGTAGATTGTTAACAGACATATAATCtctatataacaaaaatgttgttcaattgttgttcgttagtcgcgctaaaactcgagatcgGCTTAACCGATTTGGCTAAtattagtcttgaattatttgtggaagtccaaggaaggtttaaaaggataagaacaaaatgtttgaggcggtacgaagatTGGGGTAATATAGAAGAACTGCAAAATCCATATGAACGACTTAACCAATTAAACTTCATCTCCTCTTTTTATGACAGCACCAGCAAGGTTTCCGATGAAGAGTAAAACAGTGCAGGTGACAGCTGGAGAAGCTGCTCACTTACAGTGCGCTGCGTCAGGAGACTCGCCTTTGGAGGTCAGCTGGCGAAGTCCCCATCATCACACTATTGCACATCATTTAGATCAAAGGTAACATCATGTTTCCTAGGAATTAAAGTTTTGCTTCGTCGTCTTGCCTTCAGATACTAAGTATAGTAGGTATACATAAGTCCAGGTGTCACCACAAAGTTTAGAATATTGCAGCATTAGTACTTAGTAAGCTCTGATCATATTACAAGAGGTCcattttacacaatattatcCAGGATGCACTGATCGTCAAATGCAGACTGACAGAAAATTTTTATCCATTTCATTCTGTGGATTTTGCTTGCAAGCTttacaaaaactttaaattaagtacttaaatttCAGATATACAATACGAGAACAAGTGCTAGATGACGGCTTAGTTTCCGAGCTCAGCATCTTACAGACGTATCGACAAGACACAGGAGCCCTGACCTGCCGAGCATCCAATGCTTATGGACAAGATGAAATGCTAATACATCTTGTTGTACAAGAGGTAGGAAATGATGAAAGTTACATTAAGGCTTCGCTTAGGAAAACATTTATaacttacaaattattattattccagGTTCCCGAAATGCCAAAAAACATAAGGATTATAGATCAACAGTCTCGCTCCATACAAATTTCGTGGACGCAACCGTACGCTGGCAATAGTCCTATCATCAACTACATAGTGCAGTACAAGGAAGCACCAGGTTAGTCCAATCTCTATAACTTAAGTAAACCGAATTCAAAAATATGTTGGTCtggtttaatttataattctgtcttctgcattaaattcaccgagggaagtggaaactatcgttttctttttcttctcctctaataacatcttctgatttgtttcgatgcgggatccaagacagtcattcatttccctgggacgcgccggacttcagtgttccggtgttttcatgtttgtatctactgtagatcctggcttataggagttgcagcggtatgggaggttgtggcgggcttgtcccattaaaaaaaaatatgttggtcGTCCAGAATTCAAATGGTAGAAACTTCTTACAACCTATCTACATATGTTTCTCAAAACAATTCGCAGAGCTCGTCACGTCTGATCTATtctagaaacaaaaaataacataggTATTTTTGACCTGTCCATTTGAAGTTTTCTTGTTTTTGAAACAGATTCATGGCCAACTACACCGCAAAAAGTGATAGTCCCGGGCAGTGTAACCTCAGCAAGCGTTCAGAACCTTCAACCAGCTACCTCTTACCATCTCAGGATAATAGCAGAAAACAGACTGGGGCAGAGCGAGCCGAGTCAGCTGATACAAGTTACTACAACCGAAGAAGGTAGGCTTAGTGTCAACTGACAATGAAACATGCAATCTTTATAAAGGAGAGGGGGATACAATCCCTCGCTGTGATCGGATGAAAtataaattcatcattatcatcatcaacagcctattaaggGCCACTATTGACTAAAGCCTCTTCTCAAACTCAATTGCAGAACTTTAATaccaaattccattaaaatagaAGCATAACTTCTCTCTTTTCTCTAATTCCGATTATATCACCTACACACCTGATCCAACAGAAACCTTCTTAATTATAAATCACCAACAGAAATTAAACTCTGAATTCGTATTTCAACTGTCAATATTTCAACAATCGCCAACTATTTAAATCTATTTCCAATTAATAAGCAACCGAACAGTCTTCATAATATAACTGTGCaaacaatttaatcaaattattacTATAGTCCCCAGCGGACCGCCGTTGGACGTCCGAGTAGAAGCTAAAAGTTCTACGGAGCTAATTGTCAGTTGGGAACCGCCGCAAAGAGACCTTTGGAACGGAAATATTCTTGGTTACTACGTAGGATTCCAAGAGGTGAGTTTTAAGTGCTAGCAAATAGTTTTGCGGACAAATTGTTCAAGTTTTAATGTACACTGCTAAGATTATATAGAATTAACACTTTAAtcatagtccagtcaatttatgCTTTGAAAAATATAGTATATCGTCGGGGATAGTGCCATTCCACGTAACTAGCATTAGATAATTACGCGTATCTGACAAATGAAGCCAATTTTCAATACCGCGGGCATTCCacgtaaaaaaaatcataaattttTACTTCTATGTAAAAATGGGGAGGAGAGAAGTAGGTTTTAGCCTGCTCCTGTAAAAATTGATCAAATGCAGATACATGGGTTTACCTATGGTAGATTTACGGTTTTGCACTATCCTTAATTAGATCcttaaatcgatatatctttagAGAAGGAACAAAACtatgcattaaataaatattaatacttaaattTCACCAGCTAAACAGCAACAGTACGGTCCTAAGCGCAAGTGGTCCCGGTGGGGCCTCCTACACCGTTCGTACGGTGGAAGGAGCTGGAACTGCTCGAGCAAGGACCACGTTATCAGGCCTGCAGAAACATGCTGCGTATGCCGTGGTGGTGCAGGCTTATAACAGCAGAGGAGCAGGCCCTGCGTCACCTCCAACTACTGCTACTACTATGGAGGATGGTGAGTTGTACAGCTaaagtttaaatatatattaattttaaaatttcattaatttcgCCCCTACTAAAGAGAGCTACTTACATACTTTCACTAGATAGGCTGACTTGTCGCTAAGCAATTGACTAGTCTACTGTATTACCAGATAGTTTGCCCATTTTAATCGAAGAAGAATTCTACCAGGCAATTGGTTTAAACGAATATCTAATCTAGAACCTTCTAATAAAGCCGAATATAACAATCCATTCATTATCTTCTTTCTTTCCAGTACCAAGTCTACCACCAGGAGCGTTACAATGCACAGCGTTAAGTTCTCAATCAGTCCGAGTTGCTTGGGAACCTCCCCCTCTTAGAGGACGCAATGGAGTATTACAGGGATACAGGGTCACTTACGCACCAGTCACAGATTGGTATGGTAAGCATCATTGATCATCACTCTCATTTCTTACACCAGCACAATAAGCTATCTCAATCTCTTCAATCGATTTTAAACCatgttacttttaaataaagttgaaaatattttgacagtttGGGGTAGCTTGATATGCTGTTATCTGTACCATTCAAAATCATCCGCCACATTACAATTTCCCTTACTTCGGAATCCTGAAGTAACTTCGATTACAGGGAATGAAGAAGCGGTGACGAAGCAAATATCGGGACTTCATACGACGCTGTCTGGACTGAGGAGATACACAAATTATTCGGTCACTGTGTGTGCCTTCACGGCGGCTGGTGATGGAGTCAGAGCTGCGCCAGTTTACTGCCATACTGAGGAAgatggtaataaaattaatatttcaatataacttCCAAGACTATCATGTccataattacttttaattgtGAACACTAGAAAATTTTTGGATCTTTCCCTCTTTATACCAACAAAAAGTAAAGTGGAGTATAGTCCGCCAAAAGGGGGATAATCTAGCTAACTATGAAACATCACTAGACTACATGCATACTGTTGTACCTAGTATAAAAAGTTCTTCAAAGTCTTCTGGTGTATTAACACCAATATTATTCTCCACAGTACCCTCAGCGCCCGCTGACATCAAAGCAGTAGTATCATCTCGCAACAAGATCTTAGTGTCATGGCTGCCACCCGCCGCGCCAAACGGCGTCCTCGTCGGATACACCCTGTATATGAGCGTCATTGAAGATGGACGAGAGGTTTGTTTCATTGTTATCTAAATTGAAATTAAGAATTCTTTTAATCTTCACATTGCTTAAATGGCCAAGTTGATAATTTTCTAGAAGACGTCTAACAGGGTGGTTGacacattagacgccatgtcggacaacgttgtccgacactagtggaggaatagcctttaacagttttttgttggcagtgaaaggcttaaaGCTATTAAGGGGGTTTATAATTCAGAATGAAGTTCTTGTATAAAACTACTAGGATAGCAAAAACTAGGAAGCCAGCAAGCACTAGGAAAGTTTCTGGTGTAAATATACTTAGGTAACACTCCGAAGACTGATTTCTTAATTCTTCTTTGGAAATGAAAACTTCTTTATGAAATAATTGGCATACAACTACAACAAAAAAACAACGCATCATATCACAATCCCTTTTGCTTCTTCCACATTCATTCATCTTTTCATACATGCGAACCGATTGCGAGTACCAAGTACCAAGCACCTGAACTTTTTTCAAGGACACCACCAATAAGGTTAGTGTGACCTAATGGGGCATTTAGTCGGTAAAAAGTACAAATTCCTTTAGGTAATTGCCCTTAATCACCCTTTCACGTGACCAAAATAACTAAAGCACTGCTATCTTCTATCTTTCTCTATCTAACACCTTTTACAAGTATCACTATCTTCTTCTATATCCAGTAACACTGCACACACTTATTCATAGGTAAAATTTTgtcctaaaaatatatttataggtataaataTCACTAACACACACAGGAAAACCAGTGATATTTTTtcgcaattattattaatcttccACGTCAGCATGTAGCTAGCATGCATCTATTCTCCACATCTGCATTTTTACTCCTGCATCAACCTTACTTCGAAGATAATCACCGAACCACCACTTCGCACAATTTCGTCTTGCCTGAATTTACTTTCGTATCTTTCGTCAATTGATTCATTTTACACATTCcctcataatattttatcttaatcaCAAAGGTATCTTAGAACACGTAGGAATCTAGTTGGGATCATTCCATTTGTTAAATGGTTTTTTCGGTGTCACTTTAGGAAGGAACTCACAAACGCATGCTGTCTCCAAGTACATTGTCCCACGAGACATCAAGATCACCGCCACGAGCGACCCACCAGTTCTGGGTGTCAGCTTCAACAAGGCTCGGAGAAGGAGAAGCTACTCGAGTCGTCACGGTGCTACCTTCTGAATCAGGTTAGTCTACAATCTTTCTTTAGCATCAGACTTTGTGATTTATAACTTCATTTGGCCATTATACAAAATTCTAAAGACCTCAGACTGTAATCCCAATATTTGCATTCGAGGAATAAACTGACTGTGAAACAGTCTTTTCAACGCCAGTCTAGGTCACTGGTGTGCATTTTCTTCTATTCAAAAAAAGCCCGTTTTTTGACAGTTCCAGCTCGGATAACATCTTTCAGCCGAAGCATCGTGACTCCTTGGAAAGAGAACATATCACTGCCATGCAACAAAGTCGGAGTGCCAGTTCCTTCTACTACATGGAGTATGAATGGAGCCACCTTGGAGTCTACGCTTAGGAAAAATGTTACCAACGACGGTTCTTTGATCATCAGGTAACTATTGCAGCTACATTTAAAGCGTGGGCTGAATGTCGGTAACATCACAGGTGTTTGAAATCTCTTAGTATTAGTGTTATATCTAACCGCTATTGTTATCTTCCAATCTGCTAGCTGTGCACAGCTCATTTTGTATAGGCTTGATTTTCACCATATTTCTTCACACCATTGACAGCATGACGCAGTACTTGGACAGTGGGAACTACACGTGTTCGGTTGAGAACGTTCACGGTCGAGATGAGGTCACCTACAGCGTTGAAGTGAAGGTGCCACCTCAGCCACCCGTGCTGGCTGTTGTGGATTCCTACGCAGACTCTCTACATCTTCAGTGGAGCGACCAGGGTGACGGTGGCAGCCCTATTTTAGGTAACTAATTAGTGACCAGGTTACCTATATAATCTAAAATGTATAAGTGCCTTAATAACCAAACCAGATTGAATACATCTGTCAAGCCGTAGCGTATTTCTAGTGGAATCGGGTTTAGGGAGCTTACCACTTAATGCAAAATGTCCACAAGAACCAGAAGGTTATAAAAAGTAGACGAATAAATCAATGTTTTGCCTTGTTTGCTCCTGAAGAAACAACTATTTACGTCTCAATTTTCTAGGCTACGTCATAAACTACAAACGAGAACATGGTGACTGGGAGGAGTTGCAAGTGGAAGCTGGGACATCAGAACACGTGCTGCCAAACTTATGGTGCGGGACGAGGTACCAACTGTATATCACTGCCTTTAACCGCATCGGGACTGGTCTGCCGTGCGATATCGTACACGCCTATACGAAGGGCACTGGTGAGTGATGAAATTGCTACCCAGCTATAATTTAACCAGTAGAAACAGTTTCTTTAAGAATAATTTCCTTTCAAAGAaaggtttaataaaaacaaagacaTTATCATTACTACCCCGTGAAAAGCATGAACattatttccaatattttcattttgcaGTTCCTGTAAAACCGAAGCACTCTCAGATGATAACGCTGAACACAACGACGGTGACGGTCTGGCTTGACTCGTGGGGAGACGGCGGCTGTGGCATTCTCTACTTCGTCATTGAATACCGAGAGATCAGTCAATCACAGGTACgttaaacgttttaaaaacctatttctagtaagtattttttctaaCCCGTCTGCACTTGTTTAacaattcttttgttttgtctacCACTCAGACGTAACTGAAAATGtcgaataataaaacatttcatcatTATTTTCTCAATGCCCATATCATTGCACTTGTGAAATATTTCCAGTTAGAAGTCCCAATTTTGATTTATTGGACCAGTAAATTCAAACCACTTGAAGGCGAACCCCAATCTTATATTTCCAGTGGCGTCTAGTCTCAAATAGTGTTCAAGCAACAGAACGCGTGTTCAGCGTCCCTGGGCTGACGCCAGCCACCCACTACCAGCTTCGTATCACCGCACACAACAACGCCGGCCACGCTGTAGCCCTCTACAACTTCACCACGCATTCACTTAGCGGTAGTAAGTATTATGACTATTACTGTTTATCTAATTTCCAATATAGGATACCCAAGAATTACGTATGTTAAACAGTCTGAAAAGTTATCTCATCACTTTACGATAAAAGACTGGTATAAGTTAATGATCATAATAGATCACCTCTgattacaaataaatgtttccCTGATCTATTTCAAATGAGAAGAAAAGTACCTACTATTGTACTTAAATAACGAGCCAATGTCAGTCTGACCATCCTAGACGAGAAGAATAGTACCTACTATTGTACGTAAATAACGCTGCCAAGGTCACTCAGACCATCCTAGACGACCAGAAAGataaagtaggtaataaaacGACTCCTTCTTACCGAGAaataaaaagcccagtaatactttgcccgacccgggaattaaacccgagaccccttgttcggcagtcgcacttgcgactactcaaccaacgaggcagtcctatTTCTAGTAAATATGGTTCAAAATGAGTAATAAAGTGTCAGCGGTGCCCGCAGTGGTGGAGGGCGAGGTGtcgggcgcggcggcgggcgggggCCGCGGGCTGGGCGGCGCGCGCGTGCTGCTGCCGGCCGCGCTGTCGCTGCTCGTGCTGGGCGCGCTGCTCGCCATCGTGCTGCTCGTGCGCAGGAACAGTCAGTACACTACCTTTGGTATATACATGTGCTACTCCTATATCTTTTCTAACTCCCTTTTTAAGATCAACCGACAAACGTTTGTACCTACTGCCTCACTTTCGGAAATAGCTATTTTGTCTAATGAAAATCGTAATTAAACAACTTTAGATATTCTtaaatttttttgataaaactgTTCAATTTGCACTCTTGTTAGTCGGATAAATCTCTGTCTACAATTTTTAATTCTGCCGATCAAAAATTGTTATGCTCAATAATTCGGACAATCTTTATTAAAGAACAAACTGATCCTATCCTATCCGCTTTGACAGTGTTTCGTGTACTTATTGCTTACCAGTAACAAGTTGCTTTTGAGACCCTGCCTATGTATAGATCGAGAATAGATCCTTTTCACAACGACTCTTGACTGCAGAAGCTGGtacaacagagacggtggccaCGGAGAGTGGTGTGGGGGAGTCTCCTTCTGTGGCCCAGCTGCAGAACAAAGTAAACCGCGACCAGCAGTACTTGGCCGCGAGGGCGCAGCACCCACCTCCACAACACCATTACAAACATGCTTCTAATGGTAAACCACGTTATTTTCATTGTGAATACCTATCTTTCTTGGACAAATTCAAACTTTTGGAACTTGTCTCTGTACTACTGAAATTAAATTACGCTTTTTCGAAGACTCTTCAAGAAGTGATACGACCACTATACCTTAGCGATAAACTTTCCAACAgtttaagacaaaataaaaatttcttaCATTTATTAATCTGAAATCGGCTTTCTGATTTCTATCTCAGCACCAAAAAGACCTATCTGcctttaaattaactaattcaGCTGCTTTTCCAATCTCCACAGAGTACATAGAAGACATATGTCCGTACGCGACGTTCCAGCTGACGAAACCGACGGCCTACAGCGAGAGCAGCTACAGCGGCAACGTGTACAGCGGGCCTTATCACTCCGTCAGAGGGTCTTTTGTGTACCACGACCTAAAGCAAAATGACAAATATAAGGTATTGGAGTTCTTCTGAAGTCTTTTGGAGATCCGATTTCCCATTTTTAGGGAACAGTTTTTTGTTTCTTACCACTAATTAGCACTGAAcatctaatatttatttgtagcaTCGGTAAAATGTCTGTTGAAGCTGATGCGTGTTGTTTTGAAACGTAGAAATTGGGCATTGCCAAAAATTGTTACCACAACTGATTTCGATTGTGAGCTAAAGCGGTGACACACTCCATGTCTCATTATCATCTATCATCCTCTTGTCTGCCGGTATGAGCGAcacaatataaaacatattgtgtCGCGCATACACAACATGGCACACCACGTGTTAAAGCTTACTAGCGTTGATAGTTTGTTAagtatttaacaataatataggCATTTGTTTTAAACAGGGCAAGGAGCCAGAGTACACAAAAGTACGAAGAAAAGGCAACAGGCTGCGAGATCCACACTCCGAGAGCCAAGGTACGAACCCCCCTTAACTATATACGGTACAACAGCTTACAGAGTATCTATGACGTAGTTAGATACATATACTTTTGTTTTACGTAGATTGCACCTTCTATTAATTAAGTTTACTTTGTCccatttaagtttaagtaattgAATTGTAATTTGACATAATGATCGCCTTTTATGCAACCTTTGGGAGCGTAAATGGTGTTGTAATTTATAAAGGTAAGCATGCACACAGTATGTATTGTGACATACCTTTCGTTGTATGTGTGTAGTTCACTCATTGTCATGATCTAGTGTGAACGTTCCTGCTTATAAGTGTTGGCGTCCTGTCCTTAGTGTCGTGCGTTCTTCCATTCTGGTCATATCAGCcatggttttaatttatttgtcacGTGCTTTGCTGTGGACCATGCCACGAACGAGACATACATTCAAAGATCAACAATAGGCATTTACGAAATTATTCATACAACATATTGTCGCTAAATAAAATGCTGAATTTCGTAATGCCGATTCGTGGCGTGTTCACGGCTACCAACTTCCTTTTGCTGGGTACTGACAAAATTGTTAATATTGCAGAGTCGGACAACTTGGGCTCGACGGACTCGGAGGTGAAGAAGATACTAACGCTGCACCTGCCCATTACAGAGTATGAAGACGACGCGAGCGACGACGCCAGCGCGCCGCACTCCGACAGTGAGCCGCAGGCCAGGCTCAGACCTGCACACCCCACCTCATGTCAGTTTGAATTACTAAACCTAGAGAGTGAACAACCTTTTAATGGCGACTAATCCAGTCATCTAAACGCAGTGACAGTCTGAATTCTTATCACACCTTTTCCTttcagtaacaaataaataatctttcaGTCAGTTTTTGTCCAGTGGAAGTAGTAGAAAAATATAGAGCAACACCTACTACGATCCTAAAATACTTATTTGACTTCCATTACATTCGTGCATCATCAATAGCTCATGATCATATGATCATGCAAGCATGACATCACCAAttttagttacatacatactgTAATTAATACTATGTATTGTACTGTTTTAATTTGTACATACTGTATAATTACTAACATCTACAATACTCACCTTCCAGACCCAAGCGTAGAGCGCGAAGAATCGTCGTCATCATCAGAGAATTCAGTGGGGGGAGTAGTGAGGAAAGCATTCCCTTCTCGTAAGGGCAAGGCAGGGGCACTAGGCAAGCGACATGTGCGCTCGTCTTCAGGCTACAGTAGCCATAATGACGAGACCACCTTCAGGTACCTGTAGACACTGTGAGCAGTAGAAGACttgtttacttacttttttacttttaattaattgaggAAGGTGCATAAAGTACgcagatatactaaattaaatgtgCTTCTTGATTGTGTTGTTAATTTCAAAATCCAAAATGATTAACTTCATGCACCTTTCTTTATGATTCCTATAAGATTATCCTTTGAAATAAcgctataaataattttaaattttgagcTTAAGGCTCtattaattaatctaaaatatttttcaaataaataatgaacttaAAGCTGCAATCtggtatttaaatttttaattaaatatatgaaAACTTATTTAGTATTTAGTGAATAATTACGAATTTTGTTCGTAGTATATCGAACTACCCGTCTTTCAACGAGCACATTCATCCGCCGTCTCGCTTCTCGGACGACACAGAGTGCGAGGGACATCACCGCCGCAAGAGGGCACCACATCCACATCCCTCACACCCTCAGCACACCGCACACGATCCAAAAGTTACTCGGGAAGCCTTCCAAATCAACGTTTGAACATAGCCGCAATTTGAAAGGACTTAACGGCATTATTAAAGATGGCGTCTTGTGGACAGCCAATCAGAACGAGTTTAATTGACGTTCCTTAAATGTCAAACTCGTTCTGACCAATGACGTTTGTAAGCTAGAGGCGCCATCAAAGACAGACACGTAATGAAAAGACTAAAGTGAATGATTTTGATATTCTCAGAATTATGATCTTGTATCTATGTAGATACTTATTGGAGagtatatatttagattttgttaCTCTGTAAGAGTAGGTAATAAGGCATGGTCAAtctgaattaatttattcaacaatACTGCACTGCTGATCTGAATTCGGGGTTCCAACGAACGGTTAGGTACTATTTATTCAACACTGCCATTAACGCGTTTTGAGTTTAGATGAATTTATACACGAACTACAAAGTTACGCagttatattgttatttatttccttGTTCAGGAGTTTTCTACTTTATAAGGGAATCGACGCATAGATCTTCCATATAATAATGTTGCTACTGTACATTGGTTGGTACATTTTTACTACAAGTTGCCAAACTCCACAGAACTTCCATAATTACTAGACGTGTACATAAAGTGTAGATAGATAGAGATAgccaatataattatatttattctttagtGCCACGTATAATAGCGTAACTCATTAATCCTTTTTGTACTCTGAAACtgagtattttaaaatgaaacggTTTCGGATACCGTTAAAGTTGTAGGTTCTAAAACCATTGGTcgttgtgtaaataataatataattaatgctAAGTACATTAATGACTatcgaatataaaaaataaggagaacaataattaaaataaaaatatatattttaaacttaatgcCTTATTGACCAAAAGTCTTAAAACTAGTTACATACGGATGTAATTGCGTAATTATATcccatatttaattaattaaatacgaaTTGTTTGATTGTTGTAAAGTTTATGAGAACGGGAATGTTTTCATTGGCAAATCTTATCATTGTCTATTACATTAAGGTTTTGGAGTGTGTAAATGAATtttcaagtaaatatttatatcttagGATTATGATAAGTATTTGTTGAAGTGCCAACGACGAACAGCATCCTGTGAGCAAGgaattacttataaaatgtatacagtacccttagtatgattttactttacgtttaaagtaatcgacaGCGATCGCAAAAAAAAGACCgcattcagcgctctgattggttggtttcttCGAGcctgccaatcagagcgccgaacgcggtctcgtttcgacgtaaaacaaactcgtactaagggtgcagtACTCCGTTTCCAAAAAAAACTTCATTCAGACATTTGTACGAGTTATTTAACAAACTTTCAAACTTAAGCTTAAATTATCCTCCCAGACTGCTtcaatgacattttatttaatttttcctgTTCATGTACTCAAAAATATTAGCTTCTTGTCGACAATGATAACCTACCTATTGTATTATAGTACAGTACGAATCGTTTTGAACGCGCATTGCGCATAACCACCGACAAAGTCAAGAATGTTTTACTtcccgccgtactcagagtcatttacaaaatcgttactaaggaatagtttaagtaaccattaaatgtctctgagtgcgacagatagtaaaatattttaattgtcgACAAACATACATTATCTGCctcacttagagacatttaatgattacttaaacttttcttagcaacgattttgtatcgaaaacaatagctaaggactgggttgaggaaccattaaatgattcggAGTACCGCgctataagtttaaaatataattatactctttatatctaaatacatatattgttcttttttagtTAAACATTTTACAGTTGTTGCAATATGCGCGTTCAAAACATACCCCATTAAAAATTCGCGCATTATAATCGTTGTAAAATAATGATAGTATTACGCAATCCTCAGTGAACAGTAAAACGTGACAATACACTTACCTAAATAAACGGCAgacatttacaatttttatgtaaattattcagAAGGCTTAGCGTGAGTTTTTTTACGTTAATGTGAttgaaacgttaccgcgtttacctctcattggttggttaattggagctgaccaatcagtacccttagtaggagtttgctCTACGTTGAACGAATACGAAACGAgactgcgttcggcgctctgattggccgacgcgtatgaaccaaccaatcagagcgccgtacgcGGTCTCGTTCTGAGGGTACTAAGCACCGAACGCCATAGATGTATCGATCACGGTACGTAATAAAAACTCGCACTAACGCCCTCTGTAATTTGTAGGAATAGTT
Proteins encoded in this window:
- the LOC118266075 gene encoding cell adhesion molecule Dscam2 isoform X5, with product MSEDGLRLHIKNSQKEDQGVYQCFVSNTKDQAYGVSEYLIDVAESRSRLPGNRSRRAPYARSTHTHDTDWNFTGTRESKPELVYWFSEQTLQPGPSVSLKCVAMGHPPPQFTWLLDGFPIPTNSRFVVGQHVTLQDDVVSHLNISRVTEQDGGEYACVAANSAGKALHAARVNVYGLPYIREMPKVTAVAGSDLNIKCPVAGYPIESITWERDGQNLPLNRRQKVFPNGTLIVEQTQRGEDAGTYTCQAANRQRHAARRDVEVQILVQPKILPIPALTNLLREGMRAAISCQILEGDLPVAFRWEKNGQPVTSSPYAPSGIITRRMDEYSASLVIEQVTSLHSGNYTCIASNVAGSERYTIPLTVNVPPRWRLEPNDVAVAAGQDVTLQCQADGYPKPTITWKKAVGNTPGEYKDFMFEGSSRVLENGSLVFERVAKDSEGHYLCEARNDIGAGLSKLIFLKVNAPARFPMKSKTVQVTAGEAAHLQCAASGDSPLEVSWRSPHHHTIAHHLDQRYTIREQVLDDGLVSELSILQTYRQDTGALTCRASNAYGQDEMLIHLVVQEVPEMPKNIRIIDQQSRSIQISWTQPYAGNSPIINYIVQYKEAPDSWPTTPQKVIVPGSVTSASVQNLQPATSYHLRIIAENRLGQSEPSQLIQVTTTEEVPSGPPLDVRVEAKSSTELIVSWEPPQRDLWNGNILGYYVGFQELNSNSTVLSASGPGGASYTVRTVEGAGTARARTTLSGLQKHAAYAVVVQAYNSRGAGPASPPTTATTMEDVPSLPPGALQCTALSSQSVRVAWEPPPLRGRNGVLQGYRVTYAPVTDWYGNEEAVTKQISGLHTTLSGLRRYTNYSVTVCAFTAAGDGVRAAPVYCHTEEDVPSAPADIKAVVSSRNKILVSWLPPAAPNGVLVGYTLYMSVIEDGREDTTNKEGTHKRMLSPSTLSHETSRSPPRATHQFWVSASTRLGEGEATRVVTVLPSESARFLTVPARITSFSRSIVTPWKENISLPCNKVGVPVPSTTWSMNGATLESTLRKNVTNDGSLIISMTQYLDSGNYTCSVENVHGRDEVTYSVEVKVPPQPPVLAVVDSYADSLHLQWSDQGDGGSPILGYVINYKREHGDWEELQVEAGTSEHVLPNLWCGTRYQLYITAFNRIGTGLPCDIVHAYTKGTVPVKPKHSQMITLNTTTVTVWLDSWGDGGCGILYFVIEYREISQSQWRLVSNSVQATERVFSVPGLTPATHYQLRITAHNNAGHAVALYNFTTHSLSGTVPAVVEGEVSGAAAGGGRGLGGARVLLPAALSLLVLGALLAIVLLVRRNTGTTETVATESGVGESPSVAQLQNKVNRDQQYLAARAQHPPPQHHYKHASNEYIEDICPYATFQLTKPTAYSESSYSGNVYSGPYHSVRGSFVYHDLKQNDKYKGKEPEYTKVRRKGNRLRDPHSESQESDNLGSTDSEVKKILTLHLPITEYEDDASDDASAPHSDSEPQARLRPAHPTSYPSVEREESSSSSENSVGGVVRKAFPSRKGKAGALGKRHVRSSSGYSSHNDETTFSISNYPSFNEHIHPPSRFSDDTECEGHHRRKRAPHPHPSHPQHTAHDPKVTREAFQINV